From the Acidilutibacter cellobiosedens genome, one window contains:
- a CDS encoding GIY-YIG nuclease family protein translates to MDTKRKKELLEAYKNRHPEMGVISYRCKETGEVFLGISKDTKSDFNSINMKLAANWHPNKRLQELWNKYGSEGFELSVIKVLKYDDPREDHTAKLESLREQCIAADPNARRIWR, encoded by the coding sequence ATGGATACAAAAAGAAAAAAAGAGCTTTTAGAAGCTTATAAAAACAGACATCCTGAAATGGGAGTAATATCTTACCGTTGTAAAGAAACTGGCGAGGTATTTTTGGGTATTTCCAAAGATACAAAATCAGACTTTAACAGCATTAATATGAAATTGGCAGCCAACTGGCATCCTAATAAACGATTACAGGAACTCTGGAACAAATATGGCTCTGAAGGCTTTGAACTATCAGTTATTAAAGTGTTAAAGTATGATGACCCACGTGAAGATCATACAGCAAAATTAGAAAGTTTGAGAGAACAGTGTATCGCTGCTGATCCAAATGCAAGGAGGATATGGCGATGA
- a CDS encoding cysteine-rich KTR domain-containing protein produces the protein MCKSEWILCPVCGNKTRVKIREDTVLENFPLFCPKCKQETIISVNHLNLSVIKEPDAKTQSR, from the coding sequence GTGTGCAAGAGCGAGTGGATATTATGCCCGGTCTGTGGCAACAAAACACGGGTCAAGATACGTGAAGATACAGTGCTTGAAAACTTCCCGCTATTTTGTCCCAAGTGTAAACAGGAAACGATAATCAGTGTAAATCATCTGAATTTGTCAGTTATCAAAGAGCCGGACGCTAAGACGCAGAGCCGATAA
- a CDS encoding LytR/AlgR family response regulator transcription factor, whose amino-acid sequence MKDYITKIVYILSKSSYDRQRFDVQPLHFLQKPLDRKKIINDIKLATMLLEKENKTFSFKTDNQMYKLPVKEIIYFESSGRQIKLISFKGTFYFYGTVDSVMEQLSKSRFIMPHRSSACRLIIMVP is encoded by the coding sequence TTGAAGGATTATATAACAAAAATAGTGTATATTTTATCAAAAAGCAGCTATGACAGGCAACGTTTTGACGTACAGCCGTTGCATTTTTTACAGAAGCCTTTAGATAGAAAAAAAATAATAAATGATATAAAGCTTGCCACAATGCTTCTTGAAAAAGAAAATAAGACATTTTCGTTTAAAACGGACAATCAGATGTATAAATTGCCTGTTAAAGAAATAATTTATTTTGAAAGTTCGGGCAGGCAGATAAAACTAATTTCTTTTAAAGGGACATTTTATTTTTACGGAACTGTTGATTCTGTAATGGAGCAGCTTTCAAAAAGCAGGTTTATTATGCCTCACCGCTCTTCTGCCTGTCGCTTAATTATCATGGTTCCTTAG
- a CDS encoding nucleotidyltransferase domain-containing protein yields MIDNIIQSVTEKLSSLPYIEGIVLGGSRARGTHTEDSDIDIGIYYNSESFDLTAINQIATELDDENRIDLVVPPGAWGDWINGGGWLVINGYHVDLILRDIKRVEQIIKDTEQGSVTANYQTGHPHGYISAMYRGELAISKIQYANDENFYEFKKQAERYPTALQKGLTEFFMFEAGFSLMFAENNIDKDDVSYVCGHCFRSISSLNQVLFAINKEYCINEKKAVKMIEDFKIKPSDYKERVDKVISLISTDVDCTRKGIEILQRLVNEVEYLKGVHIQ; encoded by the coding sequence ATGATAGATAATATTATTCAATCAGTGACAGAAAAATTATCCTCTTTGCCTTATATAGAAGGCATCGTATTAGGGGGTTCCCGTGCAAGAGGTACCCATACAGAGGATTCTGATATAGATATAGGAATCTATTACAATTCAGAATCATTTGACCTGACAGCGATTAATCAAATTGCTACAGAATTGGATGATGAGAATAGAATCGACCTTGTTGTACCTCCCGGAGCGTGGGGTGATTGGATTAATGGTGGCGGATGGTTAGTTATAAACGGGTATCATGTTGACTTGATTTTACGTGATATAAAACGGGTGGAACAAATAATCAAAGATACGGAGCAAGGAAGTGTTACTGCCAATTATCAGACTGGGCATCCACATGGTTATATAAGTGCTATGTATCGTGGAGAATTGGCGATCAGCAAGATACAATATGCTAATGATGAAAACTTTTATGAGTTTAAAAAGCAAGCAGAACGTTATCCAACCGCTTTGCAGAAGGGATTAACTGAATTTTTTATGTTTGAGGCAGGTTTCTCTTTAATGTTTGCTGAGAACAATATTGATAAAGACGATGTATCCTATGTTTGCGGACATTGCTTTCGAAGCATATCTTCCCTTAATCAAGTCTTGTTTGCAATAAATAAAGAATACTGTATAAATGAAAAAAAGGCTGTTAAGATGATTGAAGATTTTAAGATCAAGCCAAGCGATTACAAGGAAAGGGTCGATAAGGTTATTTCCTTAATATCAACTGATGTAGATTGTACAAGAAAAGGAATAGAGATTCTTCAAAGACTAGTAAATGAGGTTGAATACCTGAAAGGAGTCCATATTCAATGA
- a CDS encoding Vat family streptogramin A O-acetyltransferase — MTGPDKKKLYPNENIKTVCYISNLPKRPNVEIGEYTYYSDNNKSPEKFYDNIEHHYEFLGDKLIIGKFCAIAEDIKFIMNGANHRMDGITTYPFNIFGCGWEKVTPAIEQLPFKGDTVIGNDVWIGQNATIIPGIIIGDGAIIAANSTVVKSVEPYTIYGGNPAKFIKKRFSDEKIEFLLKLQWWNWSEEEIFNNLEELTSEAGLEQLMNKKR, encoded by the coding sequence ATGACGGGGCCAGATAAGAAAAAGCTTTATCCGAATGAAAATATAAAGACGGTTTGCTATATAAGCAATCTACCTAAAAGACCAAATGTTGAGATTGGTGAGTACACTTATTACAGCGACAATAATAAATCTCCTGAAAAATTTTATGATAATATAGAGCATCATTACGAATTTCTAGGGGATAAACTAATAATAGGCAAGTTCTGTGCAATTGCAGAGGATATTAAGTTTATTATGAATGGTGCAAATCACAGAATGGATGGGATTACGACCTATCCCTTTAATATCTTTGGCTGTGGATGGGAAAAAGTAACTCCTGCAATTGAACAACTTCCTTTTAAGGGTGACACAGTGATTGGTAACGATGTCTGGATAGGTCAAAATGCAACTATTATTCCAGGCATTATAATTGGTGATGGTGCGATTATTGCCGCTAATTCAACAGTAGTGAAAAGTGTTGAGCCATATACAATATATGGTGGAAATCCAGCTAAGTTTATCAAAAAACGTTTTAGTGACGAAAAGATTGAATTCTTGCTAAAGCTTCAATGGTGGAACTGGAGCGAAGAGGAAATATTTAATAATCTTGAAGAGCTAACATCCGAAGCAGGGTTAGAGCAATTAATGAATAAAAAGAGGTAA
- a CDS encoding DUF6530 family protein — translation MNEKVVMVSNGYERIDGRNAYQSDIKRLTLGAPMLEENKKMQIAAQIWKNDKDGELILAQELPIHQIFDLMIFLSRTLLYFKEAYRLPLLYDPEKPTVERVGVQGGVLPVEVCVDNQNINEDIKAFAQSLNDLGEIIGERKRVLNRILEELELY, via the coding sequence ATGAATGAAAAAGTTGTTATGGTGTCAAATGGTTATGAGCGTATAGATGGCAGAAATGCTTATCAATCTGACATCAAACGTTTAACGCTAGGTGCGCCTATGCTGGAAGAAAATAAAAAAATGCAGATTGCCGCACAGATTTGGAAAAACGATAAAGATGGTGAATTGATTTTGGCCCAGGAGCTACCCATCCATCAAATATTTGATTTGATGATTTTTTTGTCCAGGACATTGCTTTACTTCAAGGAGGCTTACCGACTCCCCCTTTTATATGACCCGGAAAAACCCACAGTGGAACGAGTTGGAGTACAAGGTGGGGTATTACCAGTAGAAGTGTGTGTAGACAATCAAAATATCAATGAGGACATCAAAGCATTTGCTCAAAGTTTAAATGATTTAGGAGAAATAATTGGAGAACGCAAGCGGGTGCTTAACCGAATTTTAGAAGAATTGGAGTTATATTAA
- the mef(A) gene encoding macrolide efflux MFS transporter Mef(A) produces the protein MGKYNNWELKFYTIWAGQAVSLITSAILQMAIIFYLTEKTGSAMVLSMASLVGFLPYAVFGPAIGVLVDRHDRKKIMIGADLIIAAAGAVLAIVALYMELPVWIVMIVLFIRSIGTAFHTPALNAVTPLLVPEEQLTKCAGYSQSLQSISYIVSPAVAAFLYSVWNLNAIIAIDVLGAVIASITVALVRIPKLGDQVQSLEPNFIGEMKEGMAVLRQNKGLFALLLVGTLYMFVYMPINALYPLITMEYFNGTPMHISITEIAYASGMLIGGLLLGLFGNYQKRILLIMASIFMMGISLTISGLLPQSGFFIFVVCCAIMGLSVPFYSGVQTALFQEKIKPEYLGRVFSLTGSIMSLAMPIGLILSGFFADKIGVNHWFLLSGILIICIAIVCPMITEIRKLDAK, from the coding sequence ATGGGAAAATACAACAATTGGGAACTTAAGTTTTATACAATATGGGCAGGGCAAGCAGTATCATTAATCACTAGTGCTATCCTGCAAATGGCGATTATTTTTTACCTTACAGAAAAAACAGGATCTGCGATGGTCTTGTCTATGGCTTCACTAGTAGGTTTTTTACCCTATGCGGTCTTTGGACCTGCGATTGGTGTGCTAGTGGATCGTCATGATAGGAAGAAGATAATGATTGGTGCTGATTTAATCATCGCAGCAGCTGGGGCAGTGCTTGCTATTGTTGCATTGTATATGGAGCTACCTGTCTGGATAGTTATGATAGTATTGTTTATCCGTAGCATTGGAACAGCTTTTCATACCCCAGCACTCAATGCGGTTACGCCACTTTTAGTACCAGAAGAACAGCTGACGAAATGCGCAGGCTATAGTCAGTCTTTGCAGTCTATAAGCTATATTGTTAGTCCAGCAGTTGCAGCATTCCTATACTCCGTTTGGAATTTAAATGCTATTATTGCCATCGATGTATTGGGTGCTGTGATTGCATCTATTACGGTAGCACTTGTACGTATTCCTAAGCTGGGTGATCAAGTGCAAAGTTTGGAACCAAATTTCATAGGAGAAATGAAAGAAGGAATGGCTGTACTACGGCAAAATAAAGGATTATTTGCTTTATTACTCGTTGGAACATTATATATGTTTGTTTATATGCCCATAAATGCATTATATCCTTTAATCACTATGGAATATTTTAATGGTACACCGATGCATATTTCTATTACGGAGATTGCTTATGCCTCTGGTATGTTGATAGGGGGTCTATTATTAGGGTTATTTGGGAATTACCAAAAGCGAATCTTATTAATAATGGCATCAATTTTTATGATGGGGATAAGCTTAACCATTTCAGGATTACTTCCTCAAAGTGGATTTTTCATATTTGTAGTCTGCTGTGCAATAATGGGGCTTTCGGTTCCGTTTTACAGCGGTGTGCAAACAGCTCTTTTTCAGGAGAAAATTAAGCCTGAATATTTAGGACGTGTATTTTCTTTAACTGGAAGTATCATGTCTCTTGCTATGCCAATTGGGTTAATTCTTTCTGGATTCTTTGCTGATAAAATCGGTGTAAATCATTGGTTTTTACTATCAGGTATTTTAATTATTTGCATTGCAATAGTTTGCCCAATGATAACTGAGATTAGAAAATTAGATGCAAAATAA
- a CDS encoding helix-turn-helix domain-containing protein, with protein MDCVKIGKLIAKLRKEKNLTQRNVADALGIQNKTVSKWECGLGCPDLSLWPELSAILGVDMKQMMEGEITSNKPDSGNIDKVRFYVCPSCGNILVSTGSASIFCCGRKLERILPTVATIAPKITVEEIDTDYFATFDHPMTKDHYLSFVAYVKSDRVFLNRLYPEQSPTCRFPITTGGKLFVYCIKHGLSVYSGNL; from the coding sequence ATGGACTGTGTGAAAATAGGAAAATTAATTGCCAAACTACGAAAGGAAAAAAACCTTACCCAGAGAAATGTTGCAGATGCACTGGGTATTCAAAATAAAACGGTTTCAAAATGGGAATGTGGTTTAGGCTGTCCTGATCTGTCGTTGTGGCCGGAACTATCCGCTATTTTGGGTGTTGATATGAAACAGATGATGGAGGGTGAAATTACATCAAATAAGCCAGATAGCGGCAATATTGATAAAGTACGTTTTTATGTCTGTCCTTCCTGTGGCAATATTTTGGTGAGCACAGGAAGTGCCTCTATCTTCTGCTGCGGAAGAAAATTAGAACGTATCTTGCCTACTGTTGCAACTATTGCACCAAAAATCACGGTAGAGGAAATAGATACTGATTACTTTGCCACTTTTGACCATCCAATGACCAAAGATCATTATCTTTCTTTTGTGGCCTATGTTAAAAGTGACAGAGTATTTCTAAATCGCTTGTACCCAGAACAAAGTCCAACTTGTAGGTTTCCTATAACCACCGGTGGCAAACTATTTGTTTATTGTATTAAGCATGGCTTATCGGTATATTCAGGTAATCTATAA
- a CDS encoding helix-turn-helix domain-containing protein, whose amino-acid sequence MLTSIMIGNKIKEARKEKKLSQAQLAQRLSVSSQAVGKWERGESMPDIITFNQLAEILGVDLNYFSESFQSAIAKKASADSSVEQSVELPPENENKKLGWDMSSENWVDADFSGLKNPHGKFSSANMQRCLFIGSEMAGLLLKSNSVNSCDFSNSDISSSRIQSSDIINSKFRNCSLKEVEFSGSRIKGCDFSDADFTGAAIKSTELLKSIVTGAVWNNTTFYAAQFNDIVFDGTFNDCSFENCDFAKLTFQNAALINTFFKGKRLKRIRFIDCKADRMTYAFLKNGKADMTGITLLTP is encoded by the coding sequence ATGTTAACATCAATTATGATAGGAAATAAAATTAAAGAAGCTCGAAAAGAGAAAAAATTATCTCAAGCCCAACTTGCGCAACGACTATCCGTCAGCTCACAAGCGGTTGGAAAATGGGAGCGCGGAGAATCGATGCCGGACATCATTACTTTTAACCAGCTCGCGGAAATCCTGGGTGTTGATTTAAACTATTTCTCTGAGAGCTTCCAATCAGCAATCGCCAAAAAAGCGTCTGCTGATTCATCGGTTGAGCAATCAGTCGAACTGCCGCCCGAAAATGAAAATAAAAAGCTCGGTTGGGATATGTCAAGCGAAAATTGGGTGGATGCAGACTTTTCCGGATTAAAAAATCCGCATGGAAAATTTAGCTCTGCCAACATGCAGCGATGTCTTTTTATCGGTTCAGAGATGGCGGGGCTTCTGCTGAAAAGCAACAGTGTAAATAGTTGTGACTTCTCAAACTCCGACATCAGCAGCAGCCGCATTCAGAGTTCGGATATAATAAATAGTAAATTTCGGAACTGTTCATTAAAAGAAGTTGAGTTTTCTGGGAGCCGTATCAAAGGCTGCGATTTCTCTGATGCCGATTTTACGGGAGCGGCCATCAAATCTACTGAACTGTTAAAAAGTATAGTTACTGGTGCAGTCTGGAATAATACCACCTTTTATGCCGCACAGTTTAACGATATTGTTTTTGACGGCACATTTAACGATTGCTCTTTTGAAAACTGCGACTTTGCCAAGCTGACATTCCAAAATGCAGCGCTTATTAACACTTTCTTCAAGGGTAAGAGACTGAAGCGGATTCGGTTTATCGACTGCAAAGCAGACAGAATGACTTACGCCTTTTTGAAAAACGGGAAGGCGGACATGACCGGTATCACGTTATTAACACCATAA
- a CDS encoding integrase: MTDFLNEQSCELEKYDEQLVRRLIERVTVHDDRIEVEFKSSIAIDIEN; this comes from the coding sequence ATGACTGATTTCTTGAATGAACAATCTTGCGAGTTGGAGAAATATGATGAGCAATTAGTAAGGCGGCTTATTGAAAGGGTTACGGTGCATGATGACAGAATTGAGGTGGAATTTAAGTCAAGTATTGCAATAGATATAGAAAATTAG
- a CDS encoding AAA family ATPase → MKQTSILSPTRQLSEEEKSLVWQKPPSHIESEAEKRIYQEVVRNWNRGEMKISTILLEGDAGSGKTQIAKALSADFNLPYTKVTCFADMDKSDVLGSILPVLSEEDGHSDKVEYRYYPSEIVRAYENGWLLEIQEPTVIRDAAVLMALNSALEPDGSLNLPTRIAHRHPDFIAVITTNRGYNGFRPLNEALRDRVQHAEKLDLPPKEVMMERVKAKTGYESEPVLSLLAETIMVLDETARANAIKGVAGMRSYIFWVDAVQSGASIQKSLYYKVLYKITTDPQELVILEQALASHGLTEKLEEMDHICQSQKDGENSEVMELNISENGEFSAKTDQADKNAVHLRKSEDSEGHSDTSSDENTDISSNDNGENGTPFYHELDKSDTTELQKKEFRKQLNREARQSVQGSVHENIKLIVHRPEVTYQNKEEYNRMMTTLMPVIRELIRKTNPLLEHELSAEFAKSRLYGTKFCAAQVASMDFRTFARKRPPEEEPSIAVALRIDESASMSAFGRLEAAKQAAVALYEFCTRCGIPIMVYGDTADRSKLEQMSIHAYVDFESKDADEKYALMNIQARSNNRDGMALRIISDRLLNTPQRTKLIISISDGQPKAMPDYSGEKAACDMKDTLQEFRRKGIQFLAAAIGQDKEAIRELYGAENTLDITDLRQLPARLVQIIARFM, encoded by the coding sequence ATGAAACAAACCAGTATTTTATCACCTACCAGACAGCTATCAGAAGAGGAGAAGTCCCTTGTCTGGCAAAAACCACCTTCACATATTGAGAGTGAAGCAGAAAAACGTATATATCAAGAAGTAGTAAGAAATTGGAATCGCGGTGAAATGAAAATCAGCACCATTTTGCTGGAGGGGGATGCTGGTTCGGGGAAAACCCAGATTGCCAAAGCTTTATCTGCTGATTTTAACCTGCCTTATACGAAAGTAACCTGTTTTGCAGATATGGATAAATCCGATGTCCTGGGTTCGATTCTTCCGGTGCTGTCAGAAGAAGATGGTCATTCTGATAAGGTTGAATATCGCTATTATCCTTCTGAAATTGTTCGTGCATATGAAAATGGATGGCTCTTGGAGATTCAGGAACCGACAGTGATTCGGGATGCTGCTGTTTTAATGGCGCTAAATTCCGCATTAGAACCAGATGGCAGTCTAAACTTGCCAACTCGTATCGCGCATCGTCACCCTGATTTTATTGCGGTTATCACAACAAACCGCGGTTACAATGGCTTCCGGCCCTTAAATGAAGCTTTGCGAGATCGAGTGCAGCATGCAGAAAAACTAGATTTACCGCCTAAAGAAGTGATGATGGAGCGGGTTAAAGCTAAGACCGGTTATGAATCTGAACCTGTACTATCTCTTTTAGCTGAAACGATTATGGTGCTGGATGAGACAGCCCGCGCCAATGCCATTAAAGGTGTGGCCGGTATGCGTTCCTATATCTTTTGGGTGGATGCCGTTCAAAGTGGTGCCTCAATCCAAAAAAGTTTATATTATAAGGTGTTATACAAAATCACGACCGATCCGCAGGAGCTTGTTATTTTAGAGCAGGCACTGGCTAGTCATGGCTTGACAGAAAAGCTTGAGGAAATGGATCACATATGTCAATCGCAAAAGGACGGAGAAAATTCTGAAGTAATGGAACTTAATATTTCCGAAAACGGAGAATTCTCTGCCAAGACAGATCAAGCTGATAAAAATGCAGTGCATCTGAGAAAATCAGAAGACAGTGAGGGGCATTCTGATACGAGCAGTGATGAAAATACTGATATTTCAAGCAATGATAATGGGGAAAATGGCACTCCATTCTATCATGAGCTCGATAAATCAGATACAACCGAATTACAAAAAAAAGAATTTCGTAAACAGTTGAACAGGGAAGCACGGCAAAGTGTTCAAGGAAGTGTCCATGAAAATATTAAGCTGATTGTCCATCGTCCGGAAGTTACCTACCAGAACAAGGAAGAGTATAACCGTATGATGACAACTTTAATGCCAGTTATTCGGGAATTAATCAGAAAAACAAATCCGCTGTTGGAGCATGAATTATCTGCTGAATTCGCGAAATCGAGGTTGTATGGCACAAAATTTTGCGCGGCTCAGGTTGCTTCTATGGATTTTCGCACATTTGCCCGCAAGCGTCCGCCTGAGGAAGAACCCTCTATTGCGGTTGCTCTCAGGATTGATGAATCAGCTTCGATGTCAGCCTTTGGCCGATTAGAAGCTGCAAAGCAAGCTGCTGTTGCCTTGTATGAATTTTGCACAAGATGCGGTATTCCAATCATGGTCTACGGGGATACAGCAGACCGCTCCAAGCTGGAGCAAATGTCCATCCATGCCTATGTAGACTTTGAAAGCAAAGATGCAGATGAAAAATATGCTCTTATGAACATTCAGGCTCGCAGCAACAATCGGGATGGCATGGCATTGCGCATTATTTCCGATAGATTGCTTAATACGCCCCAAAGAACCAAATTAATAATCAGCATCAGTGACGGGCAGCCTAAAGCTATGCCTGATTATTCAGGTGAAAAGGCAGCGTGTGATATGAAAGATACTTTGCAGGAATTTAGGCGAAAAGGCATACAATTCCTTGCTGCCGCCATTGGGCAGGATAAGGAGGCTATCCGAGAACTTTATGGAGCTGAAAATACATTGGATATAACCGATTTGAGGCAGCTTCCAGCAAGGTTGGTACAAATAATCGCAAGGTTCATGTAG
- a CDS encoding ABC transporter permease: protein MKKYFFSDMGVMLERSMRHITRSMDTIITVTIVPIMMMLLFVYVYGGAIKTSLGVNVNYVNYMLPGVLLMAIASGITYTAVRLFYDVQGGIFERFHSMPIARSSMLWGHVLTSLISNAISVVVIIFVALLIGFRPSAGVMSWLAVTGILALFTLALTWVAVIPGLTAKSADGATAFAYPIIFLPFVSSAFSSTATMPAPVRAFAENQPASSIIETVRSLLNSEPVGNNIWVALAWCVGIMLVAYIFAMRAYKRKAA, encoded by the coding sequence ATGAAAAAGTACTTTTTCAGCGACATGGGCGTCATGCTTGAACGCTCCATGCGCCATATTACCCGCAGTATGGACACCATTATCACGGTCACTATCGTACCGATCATGATGATGCTGTTGTTCGTCTACGTATACGGCGGTGCGATAAAAACGAGTTTGGGCGTAAATGTGAATTATGTGAATTATATGCTGCCGGGTGTGTTGCTGATGGCTATTGCAAGCGGCATAACCTATACGGCCGTGCGTCTGTTTTACGATGTACAGGGAGGTATATTCGAGCGGTTCCACTCCATGCCGATTGCACGTTCCTCCATGCTGTGGGGGCATGTGCTAACCTCACTTATATCAAATGCGATTTCAGTTGTTGTCATCATTTTTGTTGCATTGCTGATTGGCTTTCGCCCGTCGGCGGGGGTGATGTCATGGCTTGCCGTGACCGGGATACTCGCGTTGTTCACGCTGGCCCTGACATGGGTTGCGGTGATTCCCGGACTGACTGCAAAATCGGCAGACGGCGCGACCGCATTCGCTTATCCGATCATTTTCCTACCGTTTGTCAGCTCCGCTTTTTCCTCGACCGCAACAATGCCTGCCCCCGTCCGCGCGTTTGCCGAGAATCAGCCCGCATCATCAATAATTGAAACTGTGCGCTCGTTGCTGAACTCCGAGCCTGTCGGCAATAATATTTGGGTCGCGCTTGCATGGTGCGTCGGAATTATGCTCGTAGCTTATATTTTTGCAATGCGCGCATACAAACGAAAAGCGGCTTAA
- a CDS encoding accessory gene regulator B family protein: MKKYMLKFLKCLASSTISGLIIYILSPVGDMNKPLDAEEVKVYGKRARMILDFEFGTLILLVIHGEDNVAECVLVLGKINL, encoded by the coding sequence ATGAAAAAGTATATGTTGAAGTTCTTAAAATGCCTAGCGTCTTCCACAATTTCAGGACTGATTATATATATTCTCTCACCGGTGGGGGATATGAATAAACCGTTGGATGCTGAAGAGGTAAAAGTATATGGTAAGAGAGCAAGGATGATTTTAGATTTTGAATTCGGCACATTGATTTTGCTGGTAATTCATGGGGAAGACAATGTTGCTGAATGCGTGTTGGTTTTAGGAAAAATAAATTTATAA
- a CDS encoding helix-turn-helix domain-containing protein translates to MARKCVEVKTLHGYTIENLNEIEKKLKSDYSKSLIRAVIMRYQGIHTSVVAKTIGKSVPSVTIYINRWNESGIDVAADLRGGSVSTFNNEMLDDLKDTVINKNPRELGFTAATWNTHMLKQYIAEKYGLEYSSEWIRQLLIRLGFSYKRELYQPTKAAPELQALFKKNS, encoded by the coding sequence ATGGCAAGAAAATGTGTTGAAGTCAAAACTTTACATGGATATACAATTGAAAATCTTAATGAGATTGAGAAAAAACTTAAGAGTGATTACTCAAAATCATTAATAAGGGCAGTTATCATGAGATATCAAGGCATTCATACATCTGTTGTCGCAAAAACAATTGGCAAATCTGTACCGTCAGTTACTATATATATTAATAGATGGAATGAATCAGGTATAGATGTCGCTGCCGATCTTCGTGGTGGCAGTGTAAGTACTTTTAACAACGAAATGCTTGATGACCTAAAAGATACTGTTATTAACAAAAATCCAAGAGAATTAGGGTTTACCGCAGCCACATGGAATACCCATATGCTCAAACAATATATTGCTGAAAAATATGGCTTAGAGTATTCTTCTGAATGGATACGACAATTGCTTATTAGATTAGGCTTTTCCTATAAAAGGGAATTATATCAGCCAACAAAGGCAGCCCCTGAACTACAGGCACTGTTTAAAAAAAATAGCTGA
- a CDS encoding ABC transporter ATP-binding protein, with protein MSQNEIAISVQGLKKSYKSTPVLTGVDFQVRTGSIFALLGSNGAGKTTIVRILTTLLKPNGGTATVNGFDVTSKPDYVRQSISLTGQFAAVDEILTGRENLIMIAKLRHLKNPRQVADDLLKRFGLPDAADRRVSTYSGGMRRRLDIAMSLIGKPQLIFLDEPTTGLDPEARIEVWKIVKELADSGTTVFLTTQYLEEAEQLADQIAILHEGKIIANGTLAELKSLFPPAKVEYVEKQPTLEEIFLAIIGKKEEK; from the coding sequence ATGTCCCAAAATGAGATAGCCATCTCTGTACAAGGGCTTAAAAAATCCTATAAAAGTACGCCTGTGTTGACAGGAGTAGATTTTCAGGTAAGAACAGGCAGTATTTTCGCCCTGCTCGGCTCCAACGGCGCGGGCAAGACAACGATTGTTAGAATCCTTACCACACTGCTCAAACCGAATGGAGGGACAGCTACCGTCAACGGCTTCGACGTTACATCAAAACCCGACTATGTGCGGCAGTCAATCAGCCTGACCGGTCAGTTTGCCGCCGTGGACGAGATATTAACCGGGCGGGAAAATTTGATCATGATTGCCAAACTGAGGCACCTCAAAAATCCGCGTCAGGTCGCGGATGACTTATTAAAGCGTTTTGGCCTGCCCGATGCTGCTGACCGAAGGGTTTCTACCTATTCGGGCGGTATGCGCCGCAGGCTCGACATCGCTATGAGCCTTATTGGAAAACCGCAGCTTATCTTCCTCGACGAACCAACCACTGGACTCGACCCCGAGGCCCGCATCGAGGTTTGGAAGATAGTCAAAGAGCTTGCCGACAGCGGAACGACGGTATTCCTGACTACACAATATTTGGAGGAAGCGGAACAGCTTGCCGATCAAATTGCGATTCTACATGAGGGTAAGATTATCGCTAACGGAACGCTCGCAGAGCTTAAAAGTTTGTTTCCACCCGCAAAAGTTGAGTATGTTGAAAAACAGCCGACGCTCGAGGAGATATTCCTCGCAATTATCGGCAAGAAGGAGGAAAAGTAA